A stretch of DNA from Desulfosarcina ovata subsp. ovata:
GTTCGTTGTACTTCTCCCAATCAACCGGTTTGTTGGTTCTGGCCCAGACTTCGCCAGCCATCGAAGCTCTATAAACGACAAGCCGGTATTCACTCCCAGCGCCTGACAGCTGACTGATATCGCCGACCTGGCCAAAAAATACAAGACTGAGGCCGATGATAACACTCATTCCAACCAACGCAAATGCGCTGATTAACGTAACTTTCTTCCCGATGGTAATTCTTTTTAGACTCCACATGCAGATCATCCCTATTCGCTTGGTTCATTTTGTTAATCATGTCTACAGAAAGAAAAAACAGCCTTCAATTGCGCTATACCTAACCTGGCCAAGCCAGAATCAAACGGATTTTAAAAAACGGGTTTTAACTTTAAAAAGTTGAATGTGCGTTCGGATCCTTGTGAACGCCTTATTCATAGTAATGATACTAACGTTACGTATCGTCCCTGGCGAACTTAATCTTTAGAACAAATTTTCCTTATTGGAAGCAACGAAGCGTACTTGCGAACCTGGAAAGGTGACCTTGGCAGGGGTGATGGGGGTGGTGGTCAATTCCTCTCTGATCAGGACATGGGCGATGCTCCAGAGCAGCGGGACGCCCAGGGCCGCCAAAAACCAGACCGATATTCCTGCAAGCCGCCAGGTGCCGCCAGTGCCGAGATAATACAGATCCAGTACCAGTCCCAGGGTCAGGGCCAGTTCAAGGAAGGATTTACCCTGGCGGATCAGGACCATCTCCACCAGGATGGCAAACAGGGGATAGGTCTGAATGGCAATCGACGCACTCACCGCCCCGGCCTTTTCCATGGACAGCACATAGCACCAGGTGGCCAGGCCGAACATAATGCCGGTGGCAACTGCCACTGCCGCCACACGCCCCCGCTCCCGGGAGCATCCCCCCCCCATACCGAAGAGCTCCCGCCTGCCCGATATCAGCTCGTGAAGGACTTGGCGGATCTGTCCCGGCCCGGCAGCGGCCCCATAGGCCTCTCCCGGAATCTGCCCTTTCTCGGTGTGTCCGGCCGGTACCTGTCCCGCACCCTGGCGGAGCTGTCGGGAGCCCCGGAACTCAGCGCCTTCCTCGACCACCAGAGCGAGAAGGGCCTTGTCCATCATCTCCACGGGGGATGCGACTGGCTGGCCCGCACCGGGGTGAAGGCAGATCCCGACGAAATTGTTATCACCTGCGGGGCCCAGCACGGCACGCTGGTGACGCTCATGGCCGTAGCTGCCCCAAGGGCTTAGCCCCTGATCTCCAGGGCTTTCATATCTGGCTCACCCTGCCATTCGCCTGGGGGACGGAAGGCTTTTGTTCAGCGGCGCAAAGCCAGGGCGTCCTGGTGACGGACGGGAGTGCATTTGCAGTGGGGGGACGGACGCAGCCCAATGCCGTCCGCATTAGCCTGGGATGCGAGCCTTCCCGGAAGCGGGTGGAACAGGGGCTTAAACTTCTGGCGGGGCTTCTGACCTCCCCCGGGGCGGGGCGGTCTTTGGTAATCTGACCCCAGGGTCATGGCATCCTACCGGCGTTGGTTTCGAAAAATATGGGTTTTCAAGACCTTCTCATTGTAGGCCAGGATCAGATTGCTTTTTTTCAGAATACCAAGCACCTTTTTTCTGTTGACGGGATCCACGACCGGCAGGGTCGATATGTGTTTGCCTTCGAAGGCTTCGAAAGCGGTTTCGAGTGTGTCGGCGGGAACGAGGCAGTGCACGTTTTGCGTCATGATGTCGGCCGCCACAACGATGGTGGACAAATCCGCCATGTCCGACAGGCAGTATTTTAAATCGCGCATGGATAACATCCCCACCAGCTCATCCCCGTCGTTCAGAACCACAAAGTGCGGGTAGGTGCTTTCACGTGCTTTGGCAATCAAATCCAGCAGACCGGTGCCCACTCCGATGCGCTCGTAGGCCCTGTCCATGTATTCGGTCACATGGATGGACCGCAGCAGGTTGACATCGTGACCGCGGACAATTTTTATTCCTTTTTTTAGCAGTTTGGTTTCGTAGATGGAATTGCCGTAGAATTTCTTGACGACAATCAGACTGGTGATGCAACTTGTTATCAACGGGAGGATGATTTCGAAATTGTAGGTCAGTTCAAAAATGGTAAAAATGGCCGTAATCGGCGCCATGGTGACCCCACTGACAATGGCCCCCATGCCGACCAGGCCGTAGGCGGGATAGGCCGCAGACCATTCCGGGAACAGGTGGTTCACGGCAACGCCAAAAATTCCCCCCAGCAGCGCCCCCAATACCAGCGAAGGTGCGAAAATCCCACCTGAAAAACCACCCCCGATGGAAAAGGAGGTGGCCGCGAGCTTACAGACCAGAACTACCGCAATGATGTCGAGGGCCATCTTCCCGGTCAGAATCAGGTTGACCGACTGATACCCCACACCGAGAACATGGGGGACCTTGACGGCCAGTAATCCCACGATAAGCCCGCCAACGGCAGGTTGCAGACCGCTCGGAATTCTGAACCGGTTCAACGTGTCTTCAACAATGGAAATCGATTTAATGAAGGCGATGGATACGAAACCGGCTATAATGCCGAGCAAACCATAAAGCAGGATCTCCCAGTAGCTGACCAGCGTGTACGGGGGGATGTCGAAGGCCGGAAGATTCCCCAGGAACTGATGCGAAACCACGGTCGCCGCTACCGCTGAAATCGCAATGTGGCTCAGATAACTGATCTCGAAATCGACCAGAATAATTTCCACGGCAAACAGCATGCCGGCCATGGGGGCATTGAAGGTTGCGGCAATCCCGGCCGCCGCGCCACAGGCCAGGAAAACGGACCGCCATTCAGAAGAAAGACGGACCAGCTGGGCGACGGAAGAACCGACCGAGGCGCCAATGTGCACAATGGGGCCTTCCCTGCCGACGGAAGCACCGGAGCCGATGGAAACAACAGTCGACAGTATTTTGTAGAACGTCGTGCGGTGACGGATAATCCCCTGCTTCGAGGCGACGGCATGGATGACTTCAGGGACACCGGCGCCCCGGGTTTCCGGCGCCAATTTGGAAACGATCGGGCCAACGAGCAGCCCCCCGGACAGCGGGATGAGAATGACGGCGATCCACGGCAACTGAGTCGCACCGCCGATGATGTCGAGAGGATCGTACCAGCAGAGCCGGGAAGCGACCAGCAGCAGATAGCGGAACCCCACCGCCAGAAAACCGGTCAGAACACCGATCAGAACGGCGACGATCAGCAATGGAATCAGTGTTTCATGATCTGATTGGAGCCGCCACTTGATACCGGGTATATCTTCCATCTGCTCAACCTGACGGTGTGACCGGAATTCATTTCAAAGGCCTTTTCAATTCCGGCGGTTTTCATTCGGGTGCCTGCCATGACGATCGTGTGCGTTTTCCTTTGGAACAGCAAGTGTAATGCCATACCGGTGGGATTTTTATCATACGGAATTTGAACTTTACTGTATCTTCGGCATTGATGCCCCAAGGCTGACTGCTTAACTGCGCTACGGACCGCCGTTTGTTTATTTCTCACATCGTAAAAAAATCTTTCACTTTGTAAAAAAAGGCGACAGCATTCAACAAAATGAAGTGAGGCTATTGCTGGTTACATAACAGAGCCTCCATATGGGGTATCGGGGGATGTTTTTAGAAGATTATATAGAGCCGTTAAACGCACGGTCTTTCGGTGTATAGACGACCTTACCGGGCCCTGTTCCTGGCGGCGCCCGCCGCCAGCAAAGCCCCTACACATCCGGCCGCAATAAAAAAGGCCGTAACCTGGTACCGCTGAATTTTGTCTCCCAGGAAAAGGGCCGCCAGCACCATGGTTACGGCCGGCCAAGGCGTTGTAACGGCACTGGCCAGGGAGATGTTAATGTGGCGGACCGCATAGAACCAAACCAAAAGCTCCAGGTAGTAAAGACATCCCATGGCTGCGGCATAGGGCATGGTGTCAATAAAACGCCCGCCGTCACCGGTGCCGCCCATGACCGCCCCCAAAAAGACAGCCGAGAGCAGAACCCTGAAGAAGGTGACCTGGGCAGGGGTGATGGGGGTGGTGGTCAATTCCTCTCTGATCAGGACATGGGCGATGCTCCAGAGCAGCGGGACGCCCAGGGCCGCCAAAAACCAGACCGATATTCCTGCAAGCTGCCAGGTGCCGCCGGTGCCGAGATAATACAGATCCAGTACCAGCCCCAGGGTCAGGGCCAGTTCAAGGAAGGATTTGCCCTGGCGGATCAGGACCATCTCCACCAGGATGGCAAACAGGGGATAGGTCTGAATGGCAATGGACGCACTCACCGCCCCGGCCTTTTCCATGGACAGCACATAGCACCACGTGGCCAGGCCGAACATAATGCCGGTGACAACGGCCACTGCCGCCACACGCCCCCGCTCCCGGGAGCCTCCCCCCATATCGAAGAGTCCCCGCCTGCCCGATATCAGCTCGTGGATGAATAGGGGCAGAGAAAAGATCAGCTGCCACACCGAGAGAAAAAAGGCAAAGGCCAGGGCGGAAGTTCCCGGGGGACGGCTGTTGGAGACAACAGGCAAGGTGCCGAGAATGATGAGACAAACAAAGGCAAAGGTCACGCCGGTGCCGGTATTGGATCGGTTTGGGTGGGAGGAGATCATAAATGCTTTCTGTGGTTTTCTAAGAGCCTGTTTGAGAAGTCTGGATCAGGCCCGATAACAAGGCGGAAAGTGACTCAAAAGCGGAGCATATATGTAATATGTGAGCATTTTGAGATACTTTCCAACGCCGTTAGCGGGCTTTAGACGGATTTATCAAACGGGCTCTAAGGGTGAGTCCGGTGTCAGCCCCCCTGCAATGGAGGCAGGGTTCCCGCATTTGGAACTTAATGGAAACAGATAGGGTCGCAGGCATGGCCAGCTCTTACAAAAACCATGCTTGACGAAGCCATTGATGCCTGTAAGAGCGGGCCATGCCCGCGAAGAACTGCAAATCGATCCAAATGCGGTTACCCTGGCAATGGGGGTTGATTTGAATTATTCAATGCAATACGTTGTTTGCATCAATAATTTTTCAGATCAATAGGAATATTGCACTGATGGCAATTTACACCCCTAAGCTTTCTGGCCGGGCCGGCCCCAAATACCGGCAGATCGTCGATGCCATAACCGACGACATATCCGCGGGAACCCTTGCCCCCGGCACCCGGCTGCCGCCCCACAGGATACTGGCCTATGAACTGGGGATCTCCCCCAACACCACGGCCCGGGCCTATGCCGAATGCGCGGAGCGGGGGCTGCTCCACGGGGAAGTGGGGCGGGGAACCT
This window harbors:
- a CDS encoding DMT family transporter, which produces MLGPAGDNNFVGICLHPGAGQPVASPVEMMDKALLALVVEEGAEFRGSRQLRQGAGQVPAGHTEKGQIPGEAYGAAAGPGQIRQVLHELISGRRELFGMGGGCSRERGRVAAVAVATGIMFGLATWCYVLSMEKAGAVSASIAIQTYPLFAILVEMVLIRQGKSFLELALTLGLVLDLYYLGTGGTWRLAGISVWFLAALGVPLLWSIAHVLIREELTTTPITPAKVTFPGSQVRFVASNKENLF
- a CDS encoding DMT family transporter — its product is MISSHPNRSNTGTGVTFAFVCLIILGTLPVVSNSRPPGTSALAFAFFLSVWQLIFSLPLFIHELISGRRGLFDMGGGSRERGRVAAVAVVTGIMFGLATWCYVLSMEKAGAVSASIAIQTYPLFAILVEMVLIRQGKSFLELALTLGLVLDLYYLGTGGTWQLAGISVWFLAALGVPLLWSIAHVLIREELTTTPITPAQVTFFRVLLSAVFLGAVMGGTGDGGRFIDTMPYAAAMGCLYYLELLVWFYAVRHINISLASAVTTPWPAVTMVLAALFLGDKIQRYQVTAFFIAAGCVGALLAAGAARNRAR
- a CDS encoding chloride channel protein produces the protein MEDIPGIKWRLQSDHETLIPLLIVAVLIGVLTGFLAVGFRYLLLVASRLCWYDPLDIIGGATQLPWIAVILIPLSGGLLVGPIVSKLAPETRGAGVPEVIHAVASKQGIIRHRTTFYKILSTVVSIGSGASVGREGPIVHIGASVGSSVAQLVRLSSEWRSVFLACGAAAGIAATFNAPMAGMLFAVEIILVDFEISYLSHIAISAVAATVVSHQFLGNLPAFDIPPYTLVSYWEILLYGLLGIIAGFVSIAFIKSISIVEDTLNRFRIPSGLQPAVGGLIVGLLAVKVPHVLGVGYQSVNLILTGKMALDIIAVVLVCKLAATSFSIGGGFSGGIFAPSLVLGALLGGIFGVAVNHLFPEWSAAYPAYGLVGMGAIVSGVTMAPITAIFTIFELTYNFEIILPLITSCITSLIVVKKFYGNSIYETKLLKKGIKIVRGHDVNLLRSIHVTEYMDRAYERIGVGTGLLDLIAKARESTYPHFVVLNDGDELVGMLSMRDLKYCLSDMADLSTIVVAADIMTQNVHCLVPADTLETAFEAFEGKHISTLPVVDPVNRKKVLGILKKSNLILAYNEKVLKTHIFRNQRR